The Eleutherodactylus coqui strain aEleCoq1 chromosome 6, aEleCoq1.hap1, whole genome shotgun sequence genome window below encodes:
- the LOC136571740 gene encoding olfactory receptor 5V1-like has protein sequence MEAENKTLNDFILLGFLEGRAVCSILMATVYIMITISNFAVFSIIKVDSHLQTPMYFLLSCLSLLDICYSTVTLPAMLVNAITGNRRISYHICITQLYFFVCFGGSESLLLAAMAYDRYVAICNPLHYHIIMNKTFCLGFVSGCCICGALDAVFHTSMTLKLTFCGDHHINHFFCDILPMLEAACSDIHSSQMLVKVATLFFGMSPFLLVMNSYIHIISTILKIRSSEGRQKVFSTCSSHLTVVSIFYIAGIFNYNHLSSGGSFIIVQVSSFLYGVLSPLLNPVIYCLRNQEVKKALKKAITRI, from the coding sequence ATGGAAGCAGAAAATAAAACATTGAATGATTTTATCCTACTTGGATTCTTGGAAGGACGGGCTGTTTGTTCAATTTTAATGGCCACAGTTTACATAATGATCACCATCAGTAATTTCGCAGTGTTCAGTATCATTAAGGTGGACAGCCATCTGCAGACCCCGATGTATTTCTTGTTGAGTTGTCTATCCTTACTGGACATCTGTTATTCTACAGTCACTCTTCCAGCTATGCTGGTCAATGCTATCACTGGGAACAGGAGGATATCCTACCATATATGTATCACACAGCTCTATTTTTTTGTCTGTTTCGGGGGATCTGAATCTCTTCTCTTAGCCGCTATGGCTTATGACCGATACGTGGCCATATGTAACCCCCTCCATTACCACATCATTATGAATAAGACGTTCTGCTTAGGATTTGTTTCTGGGTGCTGCATTTGTGGGGCGTTGGATGCTGTATTCCACACTTCCATGACCCTGAAGCTAACTTTCTGTGGAGATCATCATATAAACCATTTCTTCTGTGACATTCTTCCAATGTTGGAAGCAGCATGCAGTGACATTCACAGCAGCCAAATGTTGGTAAAAGTGGCTACCTTATTTTTTGGAATGTCTCCTTTTCTGCTTGTGATGAATTCCTACATACATATAATTTCCACTATCTTGAAAATCCGCTCTTCGGAAGGAAGACAGAAGGTTTTCTCTACGTGTTCCTCACATCTCACAGTTGTCAGTATCTTCTATATTGCTGGCATTTTCAACTACAATCATCTTAGTTCTGGAGGTTCTTTCATCATTGTCCAAGTTTCGTCTTTTCTCTATGGTGTTCTGTCCCCACTGTTAAACCCTGTCATCTACTGTTTGAGAAATCAAGAGGTGAAGAAAGCCTTGAAAAAAGCAATCACTAGAATATAA